The following proteins are encoded in a genomic region of Sulfurimonas sp. HSL3-7:
- the rplJ gene encoding 50S ribosomal protein L10, whose product MLKAKKAEVIAQLTSSFENTTAVVICDYKGLGVSELEALRKAAKTKDTSVQVVKNTLATIALNNAGMSGVEIKDTNIFLWSDDVISASKIAADFAKTNDKFVIKSGYLDGEPADVAKIEAFAKLPGREELLGMLAATWMAPVANFTIGLDALKRKKEEEA is encoded by the coding sequence ATGCTTAAAGCTAAAAAAGCTGAAGTAATTGCGCAACTTACCTCTTCGTTTGAGAATACGACTGCCGTAGTCATTTGTGACTACAAAGGTCTTGGTGTTAGCGAACTGGAAGCGTTACGTAAAGCGGCAAAAACTAAAGATACAAGTGTTCAGGTTGTTAAAAATACTTTGGCAACAATCGCATTGAATAATGCGGGAATGAGCGGTGTAGAGATTAAAGATACAAACATCTTCCTATGGTCTGATGATGTTATTTCTGCCTCTAAAATCGCTGCTGATTTCGCGAAGACTAACGATAAATTTGTAATTAAGTCTGGTTACCTTGACGGTGAACCGGCTGACGTTGCAAAGATCGAAGCATTCGCAAAACTACCGGGTCGCGAAGAACTACTCGGTATGCTTGCTGCGACATGGATGGCCCCGGTTGCGAATTTCACAATTGGCCTCGATGCGCTTAAACGTAAAAAAGAAGAAGAGGCGTAG
- the rplL gene encoding 50S ribosomal protein L7/L12, whose protein sequence is MAVTKEDVLEFISGLSVLELSELVKEFEEKFGVSAQPVAVAGGAVAAEAAEEKTEFDVVLVDAGAKKINVIKAVRALTGLGLKEAKEAAEGTPSTIKEGVDKETAEAAKKELEEAGATVEVK, encoded by the coding sequence ATGGCTGTAACTAAAGAAGACGTATTAGAATTCATTTCTGGTCTATCTGTTCTTGAGCTTTCTGAGCTTGTAAAAGAATTCGAAGAAAAATTCGGTGTATCTGCTCAACCTGTAGCGGTTGCCGGTGGTGCTGTTGCTGCTGAAGCTGCAGAAGAAAAAACTGAGTTTGATGTTGTACTTGTTGACGCTGGTGCGAAAAAAATCAACGTTATTAAAGCGGTACGTGCACTAACAGGTCTTGGTCTTAAAGAGGCTAAAGAAGCTGCTGAGGGTACTCCATCAACAATCAAAGAAGGCGTTGATAAAGAGACTGCTGAAGCTGCTAAAAAAGAGCTTGAAGAAGCTGGTGCAACAGTCGAAGTTAAGTAA
- the rpoB gene encoding DNA-directed RNA polymerase subunit beta, whose translation MLNSLYSGNRLRVDFAKTPQQIEIPNLLQLQQSSYDNFLMIDKKNRDASGIEKVFASAFPIHDAQNRLTIEYLGSEVATPKYTVRECMERGLTYAVSLKMKTRLVLWDRDENTKEKLGVKDIKEQSIFVRDIPLMTDRTSFVVNGVERVVVNQLHRSPGVIFKEEESTTAGNKLIYTGQIIPDRGSWLYFEYDPKDILYMRINKRRKVPVTIMFRAMGYSKQDILKMFYPLQKINVSENQFTMDFKPEDFTGRLDYDLVSESGEVLLAAGKRLTAKKAQKFLEDGMKAVQYPVEVLVERYLAEPIIDPETGEVLFDTMTAIDEIKLKKMAEAGVTEFIIANDLAEGVDASIINAFNADADSLKLLKQTEEIEDENDLSAIRIYKVMRPGEPVTKDAAKAFVNQLFFDPERYDLTKVGRMKMNHKLGLDIPEYVTVLTNEDIINTVKYVIKVKNGQGHIDDRDHLGNRRIRSIGELLGNELHNGLIKMQKAIKDKLSTMSGPMSELMPHDLINSKMITSTIMEFFSGGQLSQFMDQTNPLSEVTHKRRLSALGEGGLVKERAGFEVRDVHPTHYGRICPIETPEGQNIGLINTLAAYSKVNELGFIEAPYNIVKDGKVLTGPENVVYLTATQEEGKTIAAASNAVDENGKFVEELIEIRKDGEIMLGNPKDCEYMDLSSQMVVGVAASLIPFLEHDDANRALMGSNMQRQAVPLLKPQAPMVGTGIEKLVARDSWECIKAKRAGRVEKVDAKHIFILGEDEGGTFIDYYPLQKNLRTNQNTTFSQKASVKVGQEVEAGQIIADGPNMDHGELALGINAMVAFMPWNGYNYEDAIVISERMIREDAYTSVHVYEKECEARELKHGIEEITRDIPNVRDDELSHLDESGIVKIGTNVSGGMILVGKVSPKGEVKPTPEERLLRAIFGEKAGHVVNKSLYCPPSMEGVVVDIKIFTKKGYDKDPRALELEKQERDELEREHYDRLLMIDKEEMIRIESILTKAELLADVTVNGVEYKIGDNIKAEDLANVNRFAMNNIVKSFSEEVQAQYNSTKNHFQKQKKKFRDEHEEKLSILEKDDILPNGVTKFVKVYIATKRKLKVGDKMAGRHGNKGIVSIIVPEVDMPYMADGRSVDVCLNPLGVPSRMNIGQILEMHLGMAGRELGHQIQDIFEAKQADFIAQLRAKLIEIADVARFMNAAEVVGKMSDEELLAFARDWAKGVKFASPIFEGVDTKEFEKLFELAKLDADGKTVLYNGKTGEQIKERVNVGYMYILKLHHLVDEKVHARSTGPYSLVTQQPVGGKALFGGQRFGEMEVWALEAYGASAVLKEMLTIKSDDVEGRVSAYKALTKGEAVPASGIPETLFVLTKELQALALDIEIFDEVEDNE comes from the coding sequence ATGTTAAATAGCTTGTATTCTGGAAACCGTTTACGCGTTGACTTCGCTAAAACTCCACAACAAATCGAAATCCCTAACTTATTACAACTTCAGCAAAGTTCATATGACAACTTTTTGATGATCGATAAGAAAAATCGTGATGCCAGCGGTATTGAGAAGGTGTTCGCATCTGCATTTCCTATTCACGACGCACAGAACCGTCTTACTATCGAGTATCTGGGTTCTGAAGTAGCAACACCGAAATATACGGTGCGAGAGTGTATGGAGCGCGGTCTTACATACGCTGTCTCACTCAAGATGAAAACGCGTCTTGTCCTTTGGGACCGTGACGAAAACACGAAAGAAAAACTGGGTGTCAAAGATATCAAAGAACAGTCTATCTTTGTCCGTGATATCCCGCTGATGACAGACCGTACCTCTTTTGTCGTCAACGGCGTCGAACGTGTTGTCGTTAACCAGCTGCACCGTTCACCGGGTGTTATCTTCAAAGAGGAAGAGTCAACGACTGCCGGGAACAAACTGATCTACACAGGTCAGATCATTCCGGATCGCGGTTCATGGCTCTACTTTGAGTATGACCCGAAAGACATTCTTTACATGCGTATCAACAAGCGTCGTAAGGTGCCTGTCACGATCATGTTCCGTGCTATGGGGTACTCTAAGCAAGACATTCTGAAGATGTTCTACCCGCTTCAGAAGATCAATGTTTCTGAGAACCAGTTCACTATGGACTTCAAGCCGGAAGATTTTACGGGTCGTCTTGATTACGATCTTGTAAGCGAGAGCGGTGAAGTTCTACTTGCAGCCGGCAAGCGTTTGACTGCTAAAAAGGCTCAAAAGTTTCTTGAAGACGGGATGAAAGCGGTTCAATACCCTGTTGAAGTCTTGGTTGAGCGTTATTTGGCTGAGCCGATCATTGATCCGGAAACAGGCGAAGTGCTGTTCGACACAATGACAGCAATTGATGAGATCAAACTCAAGAAGATGGCTGAAGCCGGTGTTACGGAGTTCATTATTGCCAATGACCTGGCGGAAGGTGTGGATGCATCTATCATCAATGCCTTTAATGCCGATGCCGATTCGCTTAAACTGCTTAAGCAGACAGAAGAGATCGAGGACGAAAACGATCTTTCAGCGATTCGTATCTACAAAGTCATGCGTCCAGGTGAGCCGGTTACCAAAGATGCAGCCAAAGCATTTGTAAACCAGCTTTTCTTTGATCCAGAACGTTATGACCTGACAAAAGTCGGCCGTATGAAGATGAACCATAAACTTGGTCTTGATATTCCTGAGTATGTCACGGTACTGACAAACGAAGATATCATCAACACGGTTAAATACGTCATCAAGGTCAAAAACGGTCAAGGCCATATCGATGACCGTGACCACCTTGGAAACCGTCGTATCCGTTCGATCGGTGAGCTGCTGGGCAACGAGCTTCACAACGGTCTGATCAAGATGCAGAAAGCGATCAAAGACAAGCTTTCAACGATGAGCGGTCCAATGTCCGAGTTGATGCCGCATGATCTTATCAACTCTAAGATGATCACGTCGACCATTATGGAGTTCTTCTCAGGCGGTCAGTTATCACAGTTTATGGACCAGACCAACCCGCTTTCAGAAGTCACACACAAACGCCGTCTTTCGGCACTTGGTGAGGGTGGTCTTGTCAAAGAACGTGCAGGCTTTGAAGTGCGTGACGTTCACCCGACACACTACGGACGTATCTGTCCGATTGAGACGCCGGAGGGTCAGAACATTGGTCTGATCAATACATTGGCTGCGTACTCAAAAGTAAATGAGCTTGGTTTCATCGAAGCACCGTACAATATCGTCAAAGACGGTAAAGTATTGACAGGTCCTGAAAATGTTGTTTATCTGACTGCAACACAGGAAGAGGGCAAAACGATTGCGGCAGCATCAAATGCTGTCGATGAAAACGGGAAATTTGTTGAAGAGCTGATCGAGATCCGTAAAGACGGTGAGATCATGCTCGGCAATCCTAAAGATTGTGAGTACATGGACCTCTCTTCACAGATGGTTGTCGGTGTCGCTGCATCACTGATCCCGTTCCTTGAACATGACGATGCGAACCGTGCTCTGATGGGATCGAACATGCAACGTCAAGCCGTGCCGCTTCTTAAGCCGCAGGCACCGATGGTCGGTACAGGTATTGAAAAACTTGTCGCCCGTGATTCGTGGGAATGTATTAAAGCGAAACGTGCCGGACGTGTTGAAAAAGTTGATGCGAAGCATATCTTTATCCTTGGTGAAGACGAAGGCGGTACCTTTATCGATTACTACCCGCTTCAAAAGAACCTCCGTACCAACCAAAATACGACATTCAGCCAAAAGGCAAGTGTCAAAGTCGGTCAGGAAGTCGAAGCAGGCCAGATCATCGCAGATGGTCCGAATATGGATCACGGAGAGCTGGCACTGGGTATCAATGCCATGGTCGCTTTCATGCCATGGAACGGATACAACTATGAGGATGCGATCGTTATCTCCGAGCGTATGATCCGTGAAGATGCCTATACCTCTGTTCACGTCTATGAAAAAGAGTGTGAAGCGCGCGAACTTAAACATGGTATCGAAGAGATCACACGTGATATCCCGAATGTCCGTGACGATGAGCTTTCTCACCTTGACGAGAGCGGTATCGTCAAGATCGGTACAAACGTTAGCGGCGGTATGATCCTTGTCGGTAAAGTCTCGCCTAAGGGTGAAGTGAAGCCGACACCGGAAGAGCGCCTTTTACGTGCGATTTTCGGCGAAAAAGCAGGTCACGTTGTGAACAAATCACTCTACTGTCCGCCATCGATGGAAGGTGTTGTCGTTGATATCAAGATCTTCACGAAAAAAGGGTATGACAAAGACCCTCGTGCTCTTGAACTAGAGAAGCAGGAGCGTGACGAACTTGAACGCGAGCACTACGACCGCCTTCTGATGATCGACAAAGAGGAGATGATCCGCATCGAGTCGATCCTGACAAAAGCGGAATTGCTTGCCGATGTGACGGTCAACGGTGTTGAATACAAAATCGGTGACAACATCAAGGCGGAAGACCTTGCGAATGTCAACCGTTTTGCGATGAACAACATTGTCAAATCGTTCTCAGAAGAGGTTCAGGCACAGTATAACAGTACCAAAAACCATTTCCAAAAACAGAAGAAAAAATTCCGTGATGAACACGAAGAGAAACTTTCTATCCTGGAAAAAGATGACATCCTTCCTAACGGTGTAACGAAATTTGTCAAGGTCTATATTGCGACAAAACGTAAACTTAAGGTCGGGGATAAGATGGCGGGGCGCCACGGTAACAAGGGTATCGTCTCTATTATCGTTCCTGAAGTCGACATGCCGTACATGGCAGACGGCCGCTCAGTCGATGTCTGTCTGAATCCGCTGGGGGTACCGTCGCGTATGAACATCGGTCAGATCCTTGAGATGCACCTCGGTATGGCAGGGCGCGAGCTAGGTCACCAGATCCAGGATATCTTTGAAGCGAAACAGGCTGATTTTATTGCTCAGCTTCGTGCCAAGCTGATTGAGATCGCTGACGTTGCCCGTTTCATGAACGCTGCGGAAGTGGTCGGCAAGATGTCGGACGAAGAGCTTCTTGCATTCGCTCGGGACTGGGCGAAGGGTGTCAAGTTCGCATCACCGATCTTTGAAGGTGTTGACACGAAAGAGTTCGAAAAACTGTTCGAACTTGCCAAACTTGATGCTGACGGCAAGACAGTACTGTACAACGGTAAGACCGGTGAGCAGATCAAAGAACGTGTCAATGTCGGGTACATGTACATTCTTAAGCTGCATCACCTGGTTGATGAAAAAGTTCACGCACGTTCGACTGGACCTTACTCACTGGTTACACAGCAGCCGGTCGGTGGTAAAGCTCTGTTCGGTGGACAAAGATTCGGTGAGATGGAAGTATGGGCTCTTGAGGCCTATGGAGCATCAGCAGTACTTAAAGAGATGCTGACGATCAAATCGGATGATGTTGAAGGCCGTGTAAGTGCTTACAAAGCATTGACAAAAGGCGAAGCGGTTCCTGCATCAGGAATCCCTGAGACCTTATTTGTATTGACAAAAGAGTTGCAAGCGCTTGCACTTGACATAGAGATTTTTGACGAGGTGGAAGATAATGAGTAA